The DNA region GCGCTCCAGAGCAAGGCGACGCCGCCCAGGCCCCAGGCCCAGGCCGTCGGAGAGGGCCGGGAAAACCATCCCCGGCGGATCAGAACCGACACCAGCAGCACCGCCGAGATCAGGCTGATCAGCAACGGCCGCTCCGCCGTCGTGCAGGAAAAACGCATCCACCCCAGGGAGCAGTCGATGGGGCCGGAGAAGAAACAACGCCCGGCGGCGGCCAGGCCGGCCAGGATGCCCAGGATCAGGACCGCGGGAACCAGGGGCCGGGAGAAGAGCGGCGTCCGGGCTCGTCCCTCACCCACGGACGACTTCCTCCACGAAGGAGAGAAAATCCACTTCCCCGGAATTCAGGCCCCGGGCGTAGACGTAATCCGAGGCCAGGGAAGCGGCGAAAAACGCGCGCAGATACACTTCCGGAACCCGCCGGAAGATTCCGGGGGCGCCGAGGCGGCGGAGCAGGGCCCCCGGAACGTGCCGTTCGACCATCGCCCCCACCAGTTTCCGGTTGCGGAAGAGATCCGATTCCCGCACCAGGTCGGTAACGAGGTTGATCTTGTCGCTGAGCAGGTCGGAAAGCACGGAGAGGGGCTCCCCGGTGCGCTCCCGCTCGTTCCAGAGCAGGTTGAACTCCTGGTGGGCCTTGCGCCGGATATGGGCGATCGTCTCCTCGATGTACCTGACCCGGAACGCCGGGGGTTTCCCCCCGGGCCGGACCGACATCAGTTTCTCGTACTCGTCGTCTTTCAGGGCCAGGGAGGCCAGGACTTCCAGGGACGAAGAGGTTACCCCCCCCTTGTTGGCGGAAGCGTCCTTGAACAGGATCACGCCCGCCTCCTCCAACCGGAGCCGGGCCTCCTGGGTGATGAAGAGGTTGGCTCCTTCCACGATCACCCGGGCCCTGGGGCGGCCCTCGGCGTCGAGAAAGGAGCGCCAGTTGCTGATACGGATCGCCTGGGGGCGGCCGCCGCAGGGGACGAAGATGTCGACGGCCAGGCCGGGGTAAAAATGAAATCCGTTGCGGAACTCCGTGCCGTTGGCCACCCGGGTGCCGTCGGGAAGGAGCACTTCGCGCTCGTCCGCGCCCACGAAGAACCCCCGCGGCGACAGCCGGCGGCGGGGGAACCCGGAGACCGGGCGCCGGGCCTCGGCCAGTTTCAGCAGCTGGGCGCGGTCGATTCCCTCGGGGTCGAAAAGAACCCCGCTGCCGTCGATGACCGCCAGCGTCTTTTCCCGGGAGAGCTTGATCTCGTTGCTGCCGAGGTCGCCGTCGGGCCCTCCGGTCTGAAACTTGGTGAGGCGCTCTTCTTTCCACCCCAGCTTGGAGATCACGTCTTCCACGTACTGGCGCACTCCGTGCGTGGTCATCCCGTAGGTATCGTGGGGAACTCCCCCCAGTTGCGGACTCTTGCCGGTGGTGAACGAGCGCCAGTAGCGGTAACCCCGGCGGCGCGCATGCAGGGCCGCCCAATCCATCAGGTGAGCGGTGCCTTCGTCGGGCCCCAGGAAGAGCAGTTCCTCGGCCCCCAGGTAATCGACGATCCTGGGGTCGGGAAGCAGGATCAGGTCGAGGATCCCGTCGATGTAGTAGTGGAAGAACTCGTCGGCGCGGGCTCCCTGCCCGGGACCGGGGAGGATGGTGCCCTTCCCCCCGCCTTCGGGGATGTCCTTGTTCTTGCGCTGCTGGGTCAGAGCCAGGTTGTAGTTTTCGTCGAAGATGAAGTCGGAGTTGAGGTCGTAATCGGTCTTGGTGGCGGACCTGAGAATCCTGATGCCGCCGCGGGCGATGTCCCGGAAACGGATATGGTATCCCCGGAACTGCTTGCCCAGGACGAAGAAGATGCCGTAGGGAGCCTCCGGGTAATCGACGGCGTTGAGAAAACCCGGATCCAGTCGGCAGGCGATGCTGTTTTTCTCCAAGAGGTAGAAATTGGTCTTGAGGGTCGAGGTGCTGAAAACAACGAACATTTCCAGGATATGGCGCTCGATATCCACCGGGACCTCGGCTTCGATCCGGCGGCGGGCCGCTTCCGCGGCGGGGCGCCACGGGCGGCGGCGGCGGTCGGGTCGGAACCGGAGGGAGAAGACGCGGAAAAGGTCGCG from bacterium includes:
- a CDS encoding NAD-glutamate dehydrogenase, with amino-acid sequence MPAQPTHMKSLAVIAAEGTLSLNQLKELERLLLARGNFTREVIRRDMEWFCLDLGLDGYYFRHTPLPRIARHIESLRAARIISENSGGEPLNLQLISEEGASAAYMIRDDYRLVREIKRRIEENHPVFRLDSYRGRGYPLRFLNVTNPRFPKRRGGEEWTFRAAASRGFIRNSPPDTIVRYQALWEEFRRREVPLTRFSAREDTGETRVMIALSRAASSGFFTAVDFVFRRLGLQINREYVEPFADGTVIFSLYLPRLENRRKEELLRQEIAMAVCVPEGRLSEPFFDGTMSAAETAWTAAASAFAHQFLTTYTEEYITLARALKDQPELLGLLGVFKTHLAKDTYHEERIEATVLRYPEIVRDLFRVFSLRFRPDRRRRPWRPAAEAARRRIEAEVPVDIERHILEMFVVFSTSTLKTNFYLLEKNSIACRLDPGFLNAVDYPEAPYGIFFVLGKQFRGYHIRFRDIARGGIRILRSATKTDYDLNSDFIFDENYNLALTQQRKNKDIPEGGGKGTILPGPGQGARADEFFHYYIDGILDLILLPDPRIVDYLGAEELLFLGPDEGTAHLMDWAALHARRRGYRYWRSFTTGKSPQLGGVPHDTYGMTTHGVRQYVEDVISKLGWKEERLTKFQTGGPDGDLGSNEIKLSREKTLAVIDGSGVLFDPEGIDRAQLLKLAEARRPVSGFPRRRLSPRGFFVGADEREVLLPDGTRVANGTEFRNGFHFYPGLAVDIFVPCGGRPQAIRISNWRSFLDAEGRPRARVIVEGANLFITQEARLRLEEAGVILFKDASANKGGVTSSSLEVLASLALKDDEYEKLMSVRPGGKPPAFRVRYIEETIAHIRRKAHQEFNLLWNERERTGEPLSVLSDLLSDKINLVTDLVRESDLFRNRKLVGAMVERHVPGALLRRLGAPGIFRRVPEVYLRAFFAASLASDYVYARGLNSGEVDFLSFVEEVVRG